From a region of the Microterricola gilva genome:
- a CDS encoding NAD(P)-dependent alcohol dehydrogenase — protein MRAIIQDEYGDVDALRLADIETPTPGAGEVLIRVKAAGIDAGVWHLMTGLPYLARVMGFGLRRPKTKIKGREFAGVVEAIGAPGKRAHGFTVGDEVYGYCEGSFAEFVCARADRIAPKPASLSFEQAAALPISAGTAVQAVRDSGAVKAGQSVLVIGAAGGVGAFAVQIAKELGASVTGVTSTGKLELVRSLGADHVIDYTRESFTTGIRLFDVIIDTAGHRSVAELRKALTPHGTLVIVGSEVDAPVFGGMGRPIGASLKSPFVGQNLRMLAAGENAGLLHSITELVDAGTLAPVVESRYPLAEAPAAIRHWRDDHPAGKVVVTVA, from the coding sequence ATGCGAGCAATCATCCAGGACGAGTACGGCGACGTCGATGCGCTGCGGCTGGCTGACATCGAGACGCCGACACCGGGCGCCGGGGAGGTCCTCATCCGGGTGAAGGCGGCCGGCATCGATGCCGGCGTCTGGCACCTGATGACGGGCCTCCCCTACCTGGCCCGCGTCATGGGATTCGGCCTGCGCCGGCCCAAGACGAAGATCAAGGGCCGCGAGTTCGCAGGCGTGGTCGAGGCGATCGGCGCGCCAGGCAAGCGGGCGCACGGCTTCACGGTCGGCGACGAGGTCTACGGATACTGCGAGGGCTCCTTCGCGGAATTCGTCTGCGCCAGGGCTGACCGGATCGCGCCGAAGCCAGCCTCGCTGAGCTTCGAGCAGGCGGCGGCCCTGCCGATCTCGGCGGGAACCGCGGTCCAGGCCGTACGCGACAGCGGCGCCGTCAAGGCCGGCCAGAGCGTGCTCGTGATCGGGGCGGCCGGCGGCGTCGGGGCCTTCGCCGTGCAGATCGCGAAGGAACTCGGCGCGAGCGTGACGGGCGTGACCAGCACCGGCAAGCTCGAGCTCGTGCGGTCGCTCGGCGCCGACCACGTGATCGACTACACGCGCGAGTCGTTCACGACCGGCATCCGCCTCTTCGACGTGATCATCGACACCGCAGGGCACCGCTCCGTCGCCGAGCTGCGCAAGGCGCTCACGCCGCACGGCACCCTCGTGATCGTGGGGTCGGAGGTCGATGCCCCGGTCTTCGGCGGCATGGGGCGCCCGATCGGTGCCTCACTGAAGTCGCCGTTCGTCGGGCAGAACCTGCGGATGCTGGCGGCTGGCGAGAACGCGGGGCTGCTGCACTCGATCACGGAGCTCGTCGACGCCGGCACGCTGGCGCCCGTTGTCGAGTCCCGCTACCCGCTGGCGGAGGCTCCGGCGGCGATCCGCCACTGGCGCGACGACCACCCGGCCGGCAAGGTCGTCGTCACGGTCGCCTGA
- a CDS encoding helix-turn-helix transcriptional regulator, producing MVKPTQVTNDIRRLRFERGEMTQAELADRIGVTRQTVIAIEQGRYSPSLEMAFQIANALGVPLDAVFQYPQQP from the coding sequence ATGGTGAAGCCGACGCAGGTCACCAACGACATCCGCCGCCTGCGCTTCGAGCGCGGCGAGATGACCCAGGCCGAGCTCGCCGACCGCATCGGCGTCACCCGGCAGACCGTGATCGCGATCGAGCAGGGGCGCTACTCGCCATCGCTCGAGATGGCGTTCCAGATCGCCAACGCGCTGGGGGTGCCGCTCGACGCGGTCTTCCAGTACCCGCAGCAACCGTAG